One Cicer arietinum cultivar CDC Frontier isolate Library 1 chromosome 8, Cicar.CDCFrontier_v2.0, whole genome shotgun sequence DNA segment encodes these proteins:
- the LOC101496049 gene encoding flavin-containing monooxygenase FMO GS-OX-like 4: MTIKFIMSTAPELLTSRHVAVIGAGAGGLVAARELRREGHRVVVFEQGDQIGGSWVYTADVESDPVGLDPKRRVVHSSLYNSLRTNLSRESMGFRDYPFRRKEGKGRDSRRFPSHREVLMYLNDFAVDFKINELVRLQTEVVFAGLGEGGKWTVRSRSLQSNCVDEIYDAVVVCNGHYFHPRLPHIPGIDAWPGKQMHSHNYRTPEPFQDQVVVIIGGAASAVDISRDIATVAKEVHIAARSAEEDKLGKLPGHDNMWLHSMIDSVHGDGTIVFQDGNAVHADFIVHCTGYKYDFPFLETNGVVTVDDNRVGPLYKHVFPPALAPWLSFVGLPWKVAPFQLFELQSKWIAGVLSNRISLPLEEEMIEDIEAFYLSLEASGTPKSHTHNMGMALVQWEYNNWIADQCGAPVMEEWRKQMYMAASKNRLLRPETYRDEWDDDDLVLEAEHEFANYQN; the protein is encoded by the exons ATGACAATTAAATTCATCATGTCCACCGCACCAGAACTACTTACGTCGCGCCACGTGGCAGTTATCGGCGCCGGCGCCGGAGGTCTAGTTGCGGCGCGCGAGCTCCGAAGAGAAGGACATCGCGTGGTGGTTTTCGAGCAAGGAGATCAAATTGGTGGTTCGTGGGTGTACACTGCTGATGTGGAATCGGACCCAGTTGGTTTGGACCCGAAGCGGAGGGTAGTCCACTCGAGCCTGTATAATTCGCTCCGAACCAATCTGTCTCGGGAAAGCATGGGTTTCCGAGATTACCCTTTTAGAAGAAAAGAAGGGAAGGGAAGAGATTCTAGAAGATTCCCGAGTCACAGAGAAGTGTTAATGTACTTGAATGATTTTGCTGTTGATTTTAAGATTAATGAATTGGTGAGGCTTCAGACGGAAGTGGTGTTTGCTGGGTTAGGTGAAGGTGGAAAATGGACGGTCAGATCTAGATCTCTTCAGAGTAATTGTGTGGATGAGATTTACGATGCTGTCGTCGTTTGTAATGGACATTACTTTCACCCTCGACTCCCTCATATTCCTG GCATTGATGCATGGCCAGGAAAGCAAATGCATAGCCATAATTACAGGACACCTGAGCCCTTTCAAGATCAA GTTGTAGTTATAATAGGCGGTGCTGCGAGTGCGGTCGATATCTCTCGAGACATTGCAACCGTTGCTAAAGAAGTTCACATTGCAGCTAGATCTGCTGAAGAAGATAAGCTTGGAAAGTTGCCTGGCCATGATAACATGTGGCTTCATTCTATG ATTGACAGCGTTCATGGAGATGGAACAATAGTTTTTCAGGATGGAAATGCAGTTCATGCTGACTTCATTGTACATTGCACAGG GTACAAATATGATTTCCCTTTCCTTGAAACCAACGGTGTGGTGACCGTAGATGACAATCGTGTAGGACCACTCTACAAGCATGTTTTTCCTCCGGCGTTAGCTCCATGGCTTTCATTTGTTGGGTTGCCTTGGAAG GTTGCTCCCTTCCAATTGTTTGAACTGCAGAGCAAATGGATAGCTGGAGTATTGTCTAATCGCATTTCCCTTCCTTTAGAAGAGGAGATGATTGAAGATATTGAAGCTTTTTACTTGTCACTTGAAGCATCTGGCACTCCTAAGAGTCACACTCATAATATGGGCATGGCCCTTGTTCAG TGGGAGTATAATAACTGGATTGCAGATCAGTGTGGTGCTCCTGTTATGGAAGAATGGAGAAAGCAAATGTATATGGCCGCATCTAAGAATAGGCTCTTGCGACCGGAGACTTATCGTGACGAGTGGGATGATGATGACCTGGTTTTAGAAGCTGAGCATGAATTTGCTAATTATCAGAACTAA
- the LOC101496925 gene encoding adenine phosphoribosyltransferase 4-like isoform X1 → MSAYTHQDPRLHGIKTKIRVVPNFPKSGIMFQDITTLLLDPKAFKDTIDLFVERYKGKNISVVAGIEARGFIFGPPIALAIGAKFVPLRKPKKLPGKVISQEYILEYGRDCLEMHVGAVETGDRAIVVDDLIATGGTLCAAMDLLERVGAEVVECACVIELPELKGRERLNGKPLYVLVEYFEI, encoded by the exons ATGTCAGCTTACACACACCAGGATCCACGTCTTCATGGCATCAAAACTAAGATTCGTGTCGTCCCCAATTTCCCTAAATCTg GTATTATGTTCCAAGACATTACCACTCTGTTACTGGATCCCAAAGCTTTTAAGGACACAATCGATTTGTTCGTTGAACGTTACAAGGGAAAAAATATTTCTGTCGTTGCag GCATCGAAGCTCGAGGTTTCATTTTTGGTCCTCCCATTGCCTTGGCAATAGGTGCTAAGTTTGTACCCTTGAGGAAACCCAAGAAATTGCCTG GCAAAGTAATTTCTCAAGAATATATTCTGGAATACGGAAGGGATTGTCTTGAGATGCATGTTGGAGCTGTTGAAACTGGTGATCGTGCTATTGTGGTTGATGATTTGATTGCAACTGGTGGAACACTCTGTGCAGCTATGGATTTACTAG AACGTGTGGGAGCAGAGGTAGTGGAATGTGCATGTGTAATTGAATTGCCAGAACTGAAG GGTCGTGAACGTTTGAATGGGAAGCCCTTGTACGTGTTGGTGGAATACTTTGAGATTTGA
- the LOC101496384 gene encoding pentatricopeptide repeat-containing protein At4g18975, chloroplastic encodes MWRSPRISYLVTRLSQMNISDVRCCYSQMLSQPSHSQTKPLPSDQKQIPKHYIGENVSRKDRTMFLLTTLRDIDDSKEAIYGALDAWVAWEQKFPIGSLRNILIRLEMEQQWHRVVQVIKWMLSKGQGTTMGTYGQLIRALDMDHRVEEAHKFWEMKIGTDLHSVPWQLCHLMISVYYRNKMLEDLVKLFKGLEAFDRKPRDKLIIQKVANAYEMLGLVEEKERIMEKYNHLFAEKGPTKKSRRKLSKTKEEQPDEFGKDSKEK; translated from the exons ATGTGGAGGTCACCTCGAATTTCTTATCTC GTTACTAGATTGAGTCAAATGAACATAAGTGATGTCCGTTGCTGTTACAGTCAAATGTTATCTCAACCATCTCATTCACAAACGAAACCTCTTCCTTCCGACCAGAAACAGATACCAAAGCATTATATTGGGGAAAATGTATCTAGAAAAGATAGGACTATGTTTCTTCTCACCACA CTTCGTGATATTGATGATAGTAAGGAGGCTATTTATGGTGCTCTTGATGCTTGGGTTGCTTGGGAGCAAAAGTTTCCAATTGGTTCATTGAGAAATATATTGATTAGGCTTGAGATGGAACAACAATGGCATAGGGTTGTTCAG GTAATTAAATGGATGCTGAGCAAGGGACAGGGGACGACGATGGGAACATATGGTCAACTGATTCGAGCTTTAGATATGGATCATAGAGTTGAAGAAGCCCACAAATTCTGGGAAATGAAAATTGGCACTGATTTGCATTCTGTTCCTTGGCAATTGTGCCATCTCATGATATCAGTATATTATCGAAACAAGATGCTGGAAGATCTTGTTAAG CTTTTCAAGGGACTGGAAGCTTTTGATCGTAAACCTCGGGATAAATTAATCATTCAGAAAGTGGCAAATGCATATGAGATGCTAGGCTTGGTCGAAGAGAAAGAGAGGATTATGGAAAAATATAATCATCTCTTTGCAGAGAAAGGACCAACCAAGAAAAGTAGAAGGAAGTTGAGTAAGACAAAGGAAGAGCAGCCCGATGAATTCGGAAAGGACTCTAAGGAAAAGTAG
- the LOC101496925 gene encoding adenine phosphoribosyltransferase 3-like isoform X2, producing the protein MSAYTHQDPRLHGIKTKIRVVPNFPKSGIMFQDITTLLLDPKAFKDTIDLFVERYKGKNISVVAGIEARGFIFGPPIALAIGAKFVPLRKPKKLPGKVISQEYILEYGRDCLEMHVGAVETGDRAIVVDDLIATGGTLCAAMDLLERVGAEVVECACVIELPELKVHTYIYDRVVNV; encoded by the exons ATGTCAGCTTACACACACCAGGATCCACGTCTTCATGGCATCAAAACTAAGATTCGTGTCGTCCCCAATTTCCCTAAATCTg GTATTATGTTCCAAGACATTACCACTCTGTTACTGGATCCCAAAGCTTTTAAGGACACAATCGATTTGTTCGTTGAACGTTACAAGGGAAAAAATATTTCTGTCGTTGCag GCATCGAAGCTCGAGGTTTCATTTTTGGTCCTCCCATTGCCTTGGCAATAGGTGCTAAGTTTGTACCCTTGAGGAAACCCAAGAAATTGCCTG GCAAAGTAATTTCTCAAGAATATATTCTGGAATACGGAAGGGATTGTCTTGAGATGCATGTTGGAGCTGTTGAAACTGGTGATCGTGCTATTGTGGTTGATGATTTGATTGCAACTGGTGGAACACTCTGTGCAGCTATGGATTTACTAG AACGTGTGGGAGCAGAGGTAGTGGAATGTGCATGTGTAATTGAATTGCCAGAACTGAAG gtacatacatatatatatgacAGGGTCGTGAACGTTTGA